The Onychostoma macrolepis isolate SWU-2019 chromosome 20, ASM1243209v1, whole genome shotgun sequence nucleotide sequence CCTGTATGAGCACCAAAGATCAATGTAAAAACCACTTCACCATGGCCCTGATGAGACAGTAAATAAACATGCTCACCTCGGTTCTTCCTCTGAACAGCTGAACTGGCTCATCTTTTCCAGCACAGAAAGCAAATGTACACAGAGCCCAGGCTGATTTATCCTCAAAACCTGCTAGCAATTTATACAATCCTGCAAACATGAAGAAAACAGCTCAGTGTGCATAATACTAATTTTTTTGCCGCTGCACTAAATATGGCTTCTtaagaaataaagctgaaataaaaatgacataaaataataatattaagtgTTAAACATACTTTTAAACATTTAGTTAAAGTTTAGTTTAAGCACTATGATTACCAACACAGAAAGAATAACaactaaaactgaactaaagctaaaacttaaaaaaaaaataataataataataataataataataatgactgaCAATTAACctaaaataacaatattcaGTAGTAACCTAAATCTTTATTAAAGTGTCTTACCCTCTGGCTTCAGTTTATCCAAGAACCATTTTCTGTGAAGagtgaaaaacataaaataatttaatgcacTGTGCAGTATACTTACACCATATcactgttttatatttacagaatttaaagGAGCCAGACTCACATGTAAGGTCCTGGTAGTCCTCCTAGTGCCCTGAAGCACAGACAGGTGTCCTCTACCAGCACTGGCCCATCCACCTTCACACAAAACACATAACATCATGTTTGAGGCATCAACCGAGGAAACAGAGTAAAAAAAGGTGCGCAATTTACAAACCTGCGTTGCAGCTTCTTGACACTTCTGTATAGAAATATCATCTGGTTCCCCTTGATATTCAGGCACTGCAAGAGAAGACATAATCACATTACAAATACAGCAACAGCATGCTTGATATTGTGAGTCCACAAAGCAGAAGAATAATAGCCAAGTACTTACAGTCAATCTTCTTAGAAATCAGTTTGTAGGGAAATTTGTCACCAAGGATCTGAACTACCTGTTTGAACAAGAGATTATTAGATTGACAGGCAGATTCaacaagtaaaataattttagggctgcaaaacaattaatcgtgattaatcgcattcaaaataaaagtttgtttacatacaatatgtgtgtgtattgtgtatatttattgtgtataaataaacacacacacacacacacagatttatatataaaatatataatataataatttatatataatataaattatgtacaagtgtaaatacatatacacatacaaaatatttttaaaatatatacatatgtgtgagtattaatatatacataatgaatatacacagtacacacacatatagtatgtaaacataaacttttattttgaatgcgattaatcgcgattaattgttttgcagccctgaattttttttaaatttttttttgataacATAATATTACTTTGTGTTCACATTTTGTGCTTAACCTTTTtacaaagttttattttaacccaaattTTGACTCATTCCAGTCAAACTTTTGTCTACAccatgtaatgtttattttgccGTTTATTGTAAGAAAATGACAAGTTCATGGTATTAATCTGCATTTAGACAAGCCCCACATTTGGATATCAGGGTTGCAAAATCTCATTTATGctctaaatgcataaataataattcaggCCGTGTTTAGTAGCCCATTTATACAGATAGCTCAAACGTGTGCATGAAGTCAACTTGAATCTAAAAATCATCTTTAAGACTATATAAACCACTAACCAGCTAGGCGTTTATTTAGGAGTGAGAAGTGATTACTGGACATTTCACTATTTATGAAGCTTCTCAAAACAAATCGTAGTGTTTCATGGCATGTGAGCAGAGACTATTCATTCAAGACAAGTAAAGACACTTATTCACATTTTGTTCTACATTGTGTTTAAATTGGATGATTTGTGGCTGAATCAATGTTTTCAAACAAGCCGCACTCCCACCTCTTCCAGTTTTTTCGCGTTCCCGGTAACGAACACCACAGCTCTGCCGGTAGGTACTGCCATGCTTCAGCCTGTTTCGGTCATACAACAACTCACTGTCGGAACTGTAAAACACTCGGCTCTGTCACACCATAAACCAATCGTGTTCATTGATCTAAAACTTCCACCAATCAGGAAACGTTTTCACTACACTATAGACACGCCCTCCTCACACACTGACCAATCGCTGGATGCTCTGTGTCGTCCTTCTGTAAAATCACTCCGGGTGGAAAGTGCAAAACATGTGGGAGAGTATCATTACATGTCAACGACTGCAGAATAGAAATAATTTCACTCTTATTTGCCCAATAAAGTACTTAGTAAAGTAGTTTTATCAGCTTGGGAAAAAGGTTATAATTCATCTGAAAAATCCGATTTGAGACGGAGTTGGAGGATCTGATCCATAAGCATGAGTTTACTGCCTCGCACCGCTGAGGAGTTCAGCTCTGCGGACTACTGGGAGCGCTTTTTCCGTAAAAGAGGAGAGAAGGCTTTCGAGTGGTACGGAGACTACAACTCCCTCTGCGGTGTACTgcataaatacattaaacatcGTGATAAGGTAACAAAGACTGTTTCTTAggctgcaaatcagcatattagaataatttctgaaggatcatgtgaccctgaagactgaagtaatgatgctaaagattcagctttgcatcacaggattaaaaaatatattaaattagaatcctgttgttttaaatagcaatgatatttcacagtttcagctttttttttttactgtattttcttgTCAAATGCCAACCTGTaacttttgaacttttaaaaaatgtatattatttccTAATTCCTTTCATTTCAAACATTACTTTCTTtcctctttggaacacaaaattgagaaattttgaagaattgTGCTGGTTGATCTGTTCTACGCAGTTGTCTAATGTTTTCACACGTGCAAATGCTGTAAAAGTaccatatattattaaatatttatgattaaaaTGGTTCAAACAAGTTTCTAAGCCAGTTTTGTGAACTAGAACAACTGATTCATTGAAAATCTGATTCTACAGAATGATTCTTTTGATAATTCTGTAATTTCTTCATAAGCATGTTAAGAAGAGCTAGGATATCAGTAATAGGATATCATattttcagtaaataatgaTTGAACTATTTTTTAATAGCCAATAAAGAAACCAAAatagaaatgcatttttttatgatacataaaagtaataataaacatctTGTAGATTGTACTAGAGatatgcaaactcagaattgtaaCTCTTGTTCTCTGCTGCAGGTGTTGGTGGTGGGCTGTGGTAACTCCGAGCTGAGTGAACAGCTCTATGATGTTGGCTACCATCAGTTAACCAACATTGACATCAGCGAGACGGTGGTGTCGCACATGAGCCAGCGGAACACAGAGCGCCGTCCTGACCTGACCTTCCAACAGCTGGATGCCACCCAGACAGGCTTTGAGAGCGGGAGCTTTCAGGCAGCTCTGGATAAAGGCACACTCGATGCCATGGCTTCAGAAGAGGACGGTGCACTTGCAGGCAAGATGCTGGTAGAAGTTGGCAGAGTTTTGGCTGTGGGGGGGCGGTATGTCTGCGTAACTTTAGCCCAGGAGCACGTCATAAAGCTGGCTGTGGAACATTTCGTCCAGGGCTGGGCTGTACGAATTCATTGTCTTAGCGGACAGCAGAAGGAAGAGTCTGATTCCTCCTTTGCCCTCCCTGTATTCGTTCTGGTCTGCACCAAATTCCGCCAAGCGCCTCCGTTTGCAGTGCTGGAGTTGTGTCAGGGAGAGGATGGCGCTCCCACTAGACTTGCATCAGTACCGGAGCTGTTGTCCGCTGTGAAGGAGAGACAGGCCTACAATCTAATGCTGCATAAGCTCAGAGGTGGAACAGATGCTAGCAGCACACCGTCCCTCACGCTGTGCCATGTAGCCACCGGCCGCCCGCGATACACTCTGACAGTGCAGGATAGCCTTCCTTCTGCCAAGCTGCCACGGAGTAATCACTTCGCCATCTTTATCGGTGAGCATTTGGTTCTTTTGCCTTTTCATTGTGAAGATCACTGTCATAGGCCAAGTATATTTACCTATATACAGAGTGCAACAGTTGGATTCCGgaagtaaaaatcccattcattttctccatagcaGAACTGATTTCTAATGGCAACTTATAAACTGTTCAAGACAGTTCTACTGTGAGCTGTGAGGTTGTTAATCAGTGGTTGTTGCAGCCATCAGCCTGTgttatttcaacttttttttcttaaataattgTGTTTTAACAGTCATAGTTAAACACTGCATTACCCATGATTTTGCTATGAAATTTCTACCAATTAGTGAATTGAAATAAGCAATTTAAGccaaaagaacattttattcatttgcaaGGCTTCATCATATCGTAGCCAGTTTTGTACCTTTGCCTTTTTGACCAGTTTTCAAATACTTCTTTGCCTCACATCAAACTAATCAGTTTGTAATATTGTGATTCACCTTTGTAGCTGTttggtttggttcatggctGTTAACTCTTAAATGAAGAATGTGGGCAGGCACTGTTGCACACTATTTCAAATATACATGCAATCTGAATTCTTGAATCTTATTGGTTAACTGCAgaattaaaagaatagttctcccaaaaatgaaattctgtcattaattactcaccctcatgttgattcaaacccgtaagacctttgttcatctttagaacacaaattaagatatttttgataaaatccgagagatttctgaccctgcataggcagaaatgtttgttttctttgtgcacataaagtattctcatagcttcataaaattaaagtcgaaccactgatgtcacatggactattttaacgatgtcctcactacctttctgggtcttgaacgtgtcagttgcattgctgtctatgggagggtcaaaaagctcttggatttcatcaaaaatatcttaatttgtgttccgaagatgaacgaaggtcttacgggtttggaacgacacaagggtgagtaattaatgacagaattttcatttttgggtgaactatccctttaagcaattATATATTTAACCATGTGGTATAACCAAAGAATAAAAAGTAATAGCATACTTTTGTTACACCTTCAATAGCATATATGAATATGCATGTACACATACTAATAACAcactttaaatttatttttcaaggtgaatttatttatttattttgcatgatTCTGTTGGTTGACTTTGATTTGGCTTAGTTTTTCAAGTATGGATTGCAGAttgatatatataaatatatatataaaatatatatatacaggtgctggtcatataattagaatatcatcaaaaagttgatttatttcactaattccattcaaaacgtgaaacttgtatattatattcattcattacacacagactgatatatttcaaatgtttatttcttttaattttgatgattaaagcttacagctcatgaaagtcaaaagtcagtatctcaaaatattagaatatttacatttgagtttgaataaatgaccatacagtataaattctgggtatctcttgttctttgaaaccacaataatggagaagactgctgacttggcaatgatccagaagacgaacattgacaccctccacaaagagggtaagtcacagaaggtcattactgaaaggtgtggctgtttacagagtgctgtatcaaagcatattaaatgcaaagttgactggaaggaagaatttgggtaggaaaaggtgcacaagcaacagggatgaccgcaagcttgagaatacagtcaagcaaagctgattcaaacacttgggagagcttcacaagcagagaactgaagctggagtcagtgcatcaagagtcaccacgctcagacgtcttcaggaaaagagctaccaagccactcctgaaccacagacaacgtcagaagcgtcttacctgggctgtggagaaaaataactggactgttgctcagtggtccaaagtcctcttttcagatgaaagtaaattttacatttcatttggaaatcaaggtcccagagtctgaaggaagagtggagaggcacagaatccatgttgcttgaagtccagtgtgaagtttccacagtcagtgatgatttgggctgccatgtcatctgctggtgttggtccactgtgttttctgaagtccacagtcaacgcagccatctaccaggaaattttagagcacttcatgcttccttctgttgacaagctttatggagatgctgatttcattttccagcaggacttggcacctgcccacactgccaaaggtaccaaaagctggttcaatgaccatggtgttactgtgcttgattggccagcaaactcgcctgacctgaaccccatagagaatctatggggtattgtcaagaggaagatgagagacaccatatccaacaatgcagatgagctgaaggccaatatcagagcaacctgggctctcataacacctgagcagtgccacagactgatcgactccatgccacgccgcattgctgcagtaattcaggcaaaaggagccccaactaagtattgagtgctgtacatgctcatacttttcattttcatacttttcagttggccaagatttctaaaaatcctttctttgtattggtcttaagtaatattctaatattttgagatactgatttttgactttcatgagctgtaagctctaatcatcaaaattaaaagaaataaacatttgaaatatatcagtctgtgtgtaatgaatgaatataatatacaagtttcactttttgaatggaattagtgaaataaatcaacttttgatgatattctaattatatgaccagcacctgtatgtctgtatgtgtgtgtgtgtgtttgcatacaAAATTTGGtctcactttatattaggtggccttaactactatgtatttacatcaaaaaataagtacaatgtacttattgtattgcaaaacacttttactgctatCGAGGTGttatacgggtaaggttaggaacaggtttggtggtttgggtaggtttaagggtgggttaaggtgtaagggatgggtcaacagagtaattataaatgtaattaaagaaatgaattacagatgtaactacatacaggtattttaaaaaatataagtacaaagtaaaaacatgtatgtacacaataagtacattgtatcaaatgattaatttaaatgtaagtacatttaaattttacttgcattaatatatttttatttttatttttagttcctCAGGGCCGTGAGTCTGATTGGTTATATGGTTCGGCTGAAGGTCGGACTCAATTAGCGTCCAGTGCAAAATTTAGACGCCTGATCATTGTGGCGATGCATAGAGATCAGGAGTATGAGGACATGCAGGCTGTCCAATCAGAGCTCTCTCCAATGGTGATGGAACTCGTGCCTCCTGGGATGCCAGCCAATCAGCAGGTGCTCAGGAACAACATGCATTGCTCTGTATTTGCTCTTGATCTTGTCCGCATTCTTTGCTCATGCATGCACTCTCTTTCACAATTCCTCTGGTATAGGTGCCGTTCCTGTCTGTGGGAGGAGATCTGGGGTGGAGGGAAGTCATCGGGCGAGGGGTCAGTGCTTTGACTGGAGAGTATTCTGTGGAGGATGTGAGAGGAGAGGATGGTCACCTCTATCGCAGGCTGATCTTCATGAACAATTCCCAGCTGGTCCAGTCAGAGAGCAGACTCCGGTCTGCCACCACAGGTGTGGTACTGCTGTGCTTGAATTCTGCAATGTTTATAGAACAACTGGggatttatttcagtgtttggTCTCTTTTGCTAGCATCTGCTCATAAAAAGAAGAACAAGAAAAAATCCAAACCTTCTGTTGCTGAAGCCCCTGCTTTAACGGGTGTTAAAGATCGCATTGTGGACAGAGGTTTTCTCTGCTGTACACACCATGAAGTTATGGTGGCGGGTTTAGCCATGTTAGGAATGGATGCAATCAATAATAAAGGTAAGTGTGCTAGCATTAAAAAGCGTTTACATTCAAAAGGGATGGTATCgtttaactttttaattaaagatGTAGTGTGTACTTAAAATACTATAGTCATATCCTGGCTAAATATGTATTCAACAATATAAGTCTTGAAGTacacattaccattcaaaagtttgaggtcaatgcgattttttttttttattgaaagaaGGCTGTTTTATGTTTCCTaaggttgtatttatttcaccaaaaatacagaaaaaaaacaaaaaacaaaaaaaaacctgaaatatTGTTTACTGCTatgccaataaaaaaataaaaacagttttctatttgaatatattttaaaatggattttATTTGTTGCCTGGAAGGGTAaagtgctgcttaatttttgtagaaaccataaTACACTTTTGTTCAAGATTCCTTGATatatagaaaattaaaaagcacagcatttatttgaaatagagctattttgtgacattatgaatgtcacttttgatcaatttaatttgtccttcctgaatataaatatgagtttctttcaataaataaacagacaaacaaataaaaatcttactaaccccaaatcTTTTAAAGGTTGTGTaacatataaattaataaaattacaactattcatttattaaaggtggggtatgtatttttttagtcGGGCCCAGtacaaaaacaaacttgtagccaatcagcagtaaggggcgtgtctactcgTGATCCGGACTCCGGAGGAGAGAGCGCTCAGTGCACATGACGGACATTAGCCGAGCTGAGCGAcaacagaaagatagagatggcggataaaaacaaaagaggaaaacgtctgtggaacaaaagaaggtttacaccgtgtctacactggaagcgccgcaacagctaaagtctATCTAAACTGGACGCGATAAAGTGactgttgaaaatcatttgaaatttgtgtcaatttgtcataaatagaacgcggCAGCAGTTAACTGTTGggatccagtgtagacagcatcaccgATTATAAtgagttttgctttgtttcacagaactaattgTTGCCTGGGTTGCGTTCCTATGTGTGGGgtggagctatcaaaataggggcaagacgcttttggggtaggggcgtgtttgttttggtgatttcaaatatcaacattggctaccaggggcctgtttcataaaacaagtttaccaaataagcctggcttatttggtaaacttgttttatgaaacaggccccaggccctgtaccatgaagccggtttagctggctagccaggcaagtttcagtttagtttgcaccaatcctgggtttaaggtaccatgaaagtggcttggcttttagcggcgttcattgccatagtaacttacactctACAGCTAACCTGCTCTGGTACATCTTtctccaaattaaaggtcactatatagtaaaaaaaataaaaaataaaataacaacagaattgtctgattttaataataattacttagaattattttatatgatttatataattattatatgatttatataatttattaatccattacacacaagcaattttagtttaacaattattataaatcatttattttaaatgaatattacagatcatatgtaatataaataagctgtagaatcaatagataacgCTTTAAAAGATGACTACATGTGACCTTATATGTTTGAGTCTCTATCGCTATATATTatcaactatataaactaacttcACAGGTTCTTGTAACTGCACTGATAGAGTAAGaaaatttcttttatttgtcctctttcatggacaagtacttcagtgtaaatgcatttaaaatctcttaacctttcG carries:
- the itpa gene encoding inosine triphosphate pyrophosphatase, with the translated sequence MAVPTGRAVVFVTGNAKKLEEVVQILGDKFPYKLISKKIDLPEYQGEPDDISIQKCQEAATQVDGPVLVEDTCLCFRALGGLPGPYIKWFLDKLKPEGLYKLLAGFEDKSAWALCTFAFCAGKDEPVQLFRGRTEGRIVEPRGPRDFGWDPCFQPDGFEKTYAELPKEVKNSISHRYRALAALSEHFSKLNDAPETKRVKHQD
- the mettl13 gene encoding eEF1A lysine and N-terminal methyltransferase isoform X2, with amino-acid sequence MSLLPRTAEEFSSADYWERFFRKRGEKAFEWYGDYNSLCGVLHKYIKHRDKVLVVGCGNSELSEQLYDVGYHQLTNIDISETVVSHMSQRNTERRPDLTFQQLDATQTGFESGSFQAALDKGTLDAMASEEDGALAGKMLVEVGRVLAVGGRYVCVTLAQEHVIKLAVEHFVQGWAVRIHCLSGQQKEESDSSFALPVFVLVCTKFRQAPPFAVLELCQGEDGAPTRLASVPELLSAVKERQAYNLMLHKLRGGTDASSTPSLTLCHVATGRPRYTLTVQDSLPSAKLPRSNHFAIFIVPQGRESDWLYGSAEGRTQLASSAKFRRLIIVAMHRDQEYEDMQAVQSELSPMVMELVPPGMPANQQVPFLSVGGDLGWREVIGRGVSALTGEYSVEDVRGEDGHLYRRLIFMNNSQLVQSESRLRSATTDHPVSVLLVGLGGGGLPQFVHDFVPCARVEVVELDPAVLEVAQTWFGFQTDERLNVTLGDGLEHIKTLESEGGHSFDVIMFDVDSKDTTLGMSCPPPAFVETSLLKKVYSLLTPRGLFMLNLVCRDSALRKSVLERVQAVFSCVFSRGIEGEVNEVLLCCRSSGEGHKPHTIPQTLQQTARDLQKTLRANTQTAPCVPQIDITAMLNDLKVI
- the mettl13 gene encoding eEF1A lysine and N-terminal methyltransferase isoform X1 produces the protein MSLLPRTAEEFSSADYWERFFRKRGEKAFEWYGDYNSLCGVLHKYIKHRDKVLVVGCGNSELSEQLYDVGYHQLTNIDISETVVSHMSQRNTERRPDLTFQQLDATQTGFESGSFQAALDKGTLDAMASEEDGALAGKMLVEVGRVLAVGGRYVCVTLAQEHVIKLAVEHFVQGWAVRIHCLSGQQKEESDSSFALPVFVLVCTKFRQAPPFAVLELCQGEDGAPTRLASVPELLSAVKERQAYNLMLHKLRGGTDASSTPSLTLCHVATGRPRYTLTVQDSLPSAKLPRSNHFAIFIVPQGRESDWLYGSAEGRTQLASSAKFRRLIIVAMHRDQEYEDMQAVQSELSPMVMELVPPGMPANQQVPFLSVGGDLGWREVIGRGVSALTGEYSVEDVRGEDGHLYRRLIFMNNSQLVQSESRLRSATTASAHKKKNKKKSKPSVAEAPALTGVKDRIVDRGFLCCTHHEVMVAGLAMLGMDAINNKDHPVSVLLVGLGGGGLPQFVHDFVPCARVEVVELDPAVLEVAQTWFGFQTDERLNVTLGDGLEHIKTLESEGGHSFDVIMFDVDSKDTTLGMSCPPPAFVETSLLKKVYSLLTPRGLFMLNLVCRDSALRKSVLERVQAVFSCVFSRGIEGEVNEVLLCCRSSGEGHKPHTIPQTLQQTARDLQKTLRANTQTAPCVPQIDITAMLNDLKVI